A region of Rhinoraja longicauda isolate Sanriku21f chromosome 31, sRhiLon1.1, whole genome shotgun sequence DNA encodes the following proteins:
- the LOC144608445 gene encoding uncharacterized protein LOC144608445 yields the protein MEETPPEYKEMVPGVNTTCDIAEMDQAFQQMELAAEPEHLAQIGSMETFEYSFTKSKRKIDCKNQQTKFSLEHYQGLDEGIKYSEELFDEINDDDDDSTNMLFHLLEIQRGNRPFCPRPTPTSDFRTLTLSYTY from the exons ATGGAGGAGACTCCA CCTGAATATAAAGAGATGGTGCCAGGAGTTAATACAACATGTGATATCGCTGAG ATGGATCAAGCGTTCCAACAGATGGAACTAGCTGCAGAACCTGAACATCTTGCACAG ATTGGAAGTATGGAGACATTTGAATATTCTTtcactaaatctaaaagaaag ATCGATTGCAAGAACCAACAAACTAAATTTTCTCTAGAGCACTATCAG GGATTGGATGAGGGCATTAAATATTCTGAGGAGCTGTTTGATGAAatcaatgatgatgatgatgacagtaCTAACAT GTTGTTccatcttttagagatacagcgtggaaacagacccttttgcccacggcccacgccgaccagcgatttccgcacattaacactatcctacacctactag